The proteins below come from a single Candidatus Caldatribacterium sp. genomic window:
- a CDS encoding cyclase family protein: protein MIAPFGGSSPRTRKGEGWVFVDLSRGLSPGAATFPGDPPFLILPWHSLEIHGFATRALFLFEHSGTHVDAPRHFFADAASVDEIPLERFCGVAKALDISTFPRPLTEETLRSFGVEEGDIVLFVGDPNLEEADAQALLACRIKGVGVEAETIDGPPFPLHRLFLEAGILIYENLTNVRELLGKEALFFAFPLKIPSGTASPVRAVGVILSSEGDFGLP, encoded by the coding sequence ATGATCGCTCCATTCGGAGGTTCATCGCCGCGTACCAGAAAGGGTGAGGGGTGGGTTTTCGTCGATCTCTCCCGGGGACTTTCGCCAGGTGCGGCCACTTTCCCCGGGGATCCCCCCTTCCTCATTCTTCCCTGGCACAGTCTTGAAATCCACGGATTTGCCACCCGCGCCCTTTTTCTTTTTGAGCACTCCGGGACCCATGTGGATGCCCCGCGCCATTTTTTTGCCGATGCCGCAAGCGTTGACGAGATTCCCCTTGAGCGGTTCTGCGGCGTGGCAAAAGCCCTTGATATCTCCACTTTTCCCCGGCCCCTGACAGAAGAGACTCTTCGGTCTTTTGGCGTGGAGGAGGGGGATATCGTCCTTTTTGTCGGCGATCCGAACCTTGAAGAAGCCGACGCTCAGGCGCTTCTTGCCTGCCGTATCAAGGGCGTGGGGGTTGAGGCAGAAACAATCGATGGGCCTCCTTTCCCTCTCCACCGCCTCTTTTTGGAGGCGGGGATTCTCATCTACGAAAATCTCACAAATGTCAGAGAACTCTTGGGAAAAGAGGCTCTCTTCTTCGCTTTCCCCCTCAAAATTCCCTCCGGAACCGCTTCCCCGGTGCGGGCGGTAGGGGTTATCTTGTCTTCGGAAGGCGACTTCGGGCTTCCCTGA
- a CDS encoding extracellular solute-binding protein: MIRKITFGGFLIVMIVGLVTFSAFALRSHVLYTWTGAEGTHVTKVADLWNEKFAEKYGFKVVVNQVGRDEFFSKMMTMIPSRTDTWQAFMVFNFYIPTFAEEGYILPLDKYYEDPAFFLPTYTKPLESALAMVSYKGSIYGFPEVVVSEGILRYRKDLIERLLSDEEWKQKYRSLSKEVLGLELEPKPPEEWMWDDYLAAAIFFTKKYNPDSPTEYGTTFQGLSTFGVQFAALFYEVLRSFGGDIIEDGKVTVNSPEGLKAISFILDLKNKYDVVPPDVHRYEAFENFAAFQSGNVAFGIDWDWDSLHLTDPQQSPLVWDKMAETIPPKGPAGRAAYIQCFAWVINNYTSEQAKEDMARFLAFASGSEEGVVLGLQQGIPPATYIPGVLSPEKGFDQRTIDHYTFYYESILSGKVVTPVFWPLVPGVPEIYTAISNALGRALAQEISYEEALKVMEEEIGKVIGK; encoded by the coding sequence ATGATTAGGAAAATAACGTTTGGGGGATTTCTCATCGTGATGATAGTAGGGTTAGTAACTTTTTCAGCTTTCGCTCTCCGCTCTCACGTTCTATACACTTGGACAGGGGCAGAGGGAACGCACGTTACCAAGGTTGCCGACCTTTGGAATGAGAAGTTCGCGGAAAAATATGGATTCAAAGTCGTAGTGAATCAAGTAGGGAGAGACGAGTTCTTCTCAAAAATGATGACCATGATCCCGAGCAGAACGGATACGTGGCAGGCCTTTATGGTTTTCAACTTTTATATACCTACCTTTGCGGAAGAAGGCTACATTCTTCCTCTGGATAAGTATTACGAAGATCCAGCATTTTTCCTCCCGACTTATACCAAACCGCTTGAATCTGCGCTAGCAATGGTCTCCTACAAGGGTTCTATTTATGGGTTCCCAGAGGTAGTAGTGTCCGAAGGCATTCTGAGGTACAGAAAAGACTTAATAGAAAGACTACTCTCTGATGAGGAGTGGAAGCAAAAGTACAGAAGTCTCTCTAAGGAAGTTTTAGGGCTGGAGCTAGAGCCTAAACCTCCCGAAGAATGGATGTGGGATGATTACTTGGCAGCTGCAATTTTCTTTACGAAGAAGTACAACCCGGATTCACCCACTGAGTACGGTACAACCTTCCAAGGTCTAAGTACCTTTGGTGTCCAATTTGCTGCTCTATTTTACGAGGTACTAAGAAGCTTTGGTGGGGACATTATCGAGGATGGTAAAGTGACAGTTAACTCTCCAGAAGGATTGAAAGCAATAAGCTTCATCTTGGATTTAAAGAACAAATATGACGTCGTTCCTCCTGATGTTCACCGTTACGAGGCTTTTGAGAACTTTGCAGCCTTCCAGTCTGGAAATGTTGCTTTTGGAATAGATTGGGATTGGGATTCCCTCCACTTGACCGATCCCCAACAGTCCCCCTTGGTGTGGGACAAGATGGCAGAGACCATTCCTCCTAAAGGGCCTGCCGGTAGAGCTGCTTATATCCAGTGTTTCGCGTGGGTGATTAACAATTATACAAGTGAGCAAGCCAAAGAGGACATGGCTAGATTCTTAGCATTTGCCTCTGGATCCGAAGAAGGTGTTGTCTTGGGTTTGCAGCAGGGTATTCCTCCCGCAACCTACATTCCTGGGGTACTGTCGCCTGAAAAGGGTTTTGACCAGAGAACAATCGATCATTACACCTTTTACTATGAGAGTATACTCTCCGGTAAGGTGGTTACTCCAGTGTTTTGGCCTCTTGTTCCAGGCGTTCCTGAAATATATACTGCAATTTCCAACGCTCTTGGCAGGGCTTTGGCTCAAGAGATATCTTACGAAGAGGCCCTGAAGGTGATGGAAGAAGAAATCGGGAAAGTTATCGGGAAGTAA
- a CDS encoding AI-2E family transporter, which yields MKKDREEKHFEFTRKLYYLLLLALALYLVYLLRDVLVPFVLGGLLAYALAPVARYLTRRGLSWKLASVIVFLALLLFFALLFFLIIPEALSQLKAFAASAPERIEEFVGKILEAAKALDARYPDLRLTEAVEDFLRNILGNFENYLQGITKNILNLVSLFMTVLFLGFIVTPFALYYFMVDAAKIRRTLVRVFPPERRKEYVAILRSVDQVVGSFIRGRLILSLFVGVAVTVGLLIMRIEFPLITGIIAGVADVVPYLGPIVGAVPALLFASAKSVWHVVGVVALFSGVNFVEGVVVTPRVMGKETGLHPVTVLLALLVGGKLFGALGVIAAIPVAGVLKGILLHRKRRENSGDNL from the coding sequence TTGAAAAAGGACCGAGAGGAAAAGCACTTCGAATTCACGAGAAAGCTCTACTACCTCCTCCTCCTTGCCCTTGCGCTCTACCTTGTGTATCTTCTACGGGATGTCCTTGTCCCCTTCGTCCTGGGGGGGCTTCTGGCCTACGCTTTAGCGCCCGTTGCCCGTTACCTCACCCGCCGGGGGCTCTCCTGGAAGCTTGCTTCCGTCATTGTCTTTCTTGCTCTTCTTCTCTTTTTTGCCCTCCTCTTTTTCCTCATCATTCCCGAAGCCCTCTCGCAGCTTAAAGCCTTTGCGGCCTCCGCCCCGGAGCGCATCGAGGAGTTCGTCGGGAAAATCCTTGAGGCCGCCAAAGCTCTTGATGCCAGGTACCCGGATCTCCGCCTCACCGAGGCCGTCGAGGACTTCCTCCGGAATATCCTCGGGAACTTCGAGAACTACCTCCAGGGCATCACGAAGAACATCCTGAACCTTGTGTCCCTCTTCATGACGGTGCTTTTCTTGGGCTTCATCGTCACCCCCTTTGCCCTGTACTACTTCATGGTGGATGCTGCCAAAATCCGGCGCACTCTCGTCCGTGTTTTTCCTCCCGAGCGGCGCAAGGAGTACGTGGCGATTCTGCGGAGCGTCGACCAGGTGGTGGGGAGCTTCATCCGGGGACGCCTCATTCTTTCCCTTTTTGTCGGAGTTGCGGTAACGGTGGGGCTTCTCATCATGCGGATTGAGTTCCCCCTCATTACCGGCATCATCGCCGGAGTGGCCGATGTCGTGCCCTATCTTGGTCCCATTGTGGGAGCCGTTCCGGCGCTCCTTTTTGCGAGCGCAAAATCGGTGTGGCATGTGGTGGGCGTGGTGGCCCTCTTTTCGGGGGTGAACTTTGTGGAGGGTGTCGTCGTCACTCCCCGGGTGATGGGGAAGGAAACGGGGCTCCATCCGGTTACGGTCCTCCTTGCCCTCCTTGTGGGCGGGAAGCTCTTCGGAGCTTTGGGCGTCATCGCCGCCATTCCCGTTGCCGGGGTCCTCAAGGGGATCCTCCTCCACCGAAAAAGGAGGGAGAACTCTGGGGACAATCTGTAA
- a CDS encoding sugar ABC transporter permease produces MSGIKRVKGWFYVAPAVVLLFFLTVYPFAYSVYLSFFDVKGWSLRNISFCGFSNYLKVLSDPLFRGSLRFTSMYTVSALLIEFLLGLIIAFLVNEITESKFARFTKLITILILLPILLPGVATATMFSLMLNDVIGAIPNALKATLGFRVSFLSKPLSATVSLLAVDVWQWTSFFFLLIYAGLRMLPRETIEAARIEGAGETLILRKIILPQLRFVIIVALVLRGIWLFRSFDIPRLLTAGGPGIATRTVSLQIYEYSFKQGLLGVAAAATVIVLVIVNVVVLAYFRFQEGRE; encoded by the coding sequence ATGTCGGGCATCAAGAGGGTCAAGGGATGGTTCTACGTAGCGCCTGCTGTAGTACTTCTTTTTTTCTTAACAGTCTATCCCTTCGCTTATTCGGTATACTTAAGCTTTTTCGATGTTAAGGGATGGAGTCTCAGGAACATAAGCTTTTGCGGCTTTTCGAATTACTTGAAGGTATTAAGCGATCCTCTTTTTAGGGGTTCCCTGCGTTTCACCTCTATGTACACAGTCTCAGCGCTTTTGATTGAATTTCTTCTCGGGTTGATTATTGCTTTCCTTGTCAACGAGATAACGGAATCAAAATTTGCGCGTTTCACGAAGCTCATAACCATTTTAATTCTTTTGCCTATACTTCTGCCTGGGGTAGCTACTGCAACGATGTTTAGCTTAATGCTTAACGACGTCATTGGAGCAATCCCCAATGCACTGAAAGCAACGCTTGGTTTTAGAGTTTCTTTCCTCTCCAAGCCACTTAGTGCTACTGTTTCTTTGCTTGCCGTGGATGTGTGGCAGTGGACCTCTTTTTTCTTCTTGCTGATTTATGCTGGACTGAGGATGTTGCCTAGGGAAACCATTGAGGCGGCACGCATAGAAGGGGCTGGAGAAACCCTGATTCTTAGGAAGATTATCCTCCCCCAGCTGAGGTTTGTTATCATCGTAGCCTTAGTACTGAGGGGAATATGGCTTTTTCGATCCTTTGATATTCCAAGATTGCTGACTGCAGGAGGACCGGGAATTGCTACTCGAACAGTAAGCCTGCAGATTTACGAATACAGTTTCAAGCAGGGTTTGTTGGGTGTTGCAGCAGCAGCAACTGTAATTGTCCTTGTTATCGTCAACGTAGTGGTGCTTGCTTACTTTAGGTTCCAAGAGGGGAGGGAGTAA
- a CDS encoding glycosyltransferase — protein MLDGQSVTVLVPAYNEAPRIAKVLEVVCTTDFVDQVVVIDDGSRDATSSVAARFPVTLIRHPKNFGKGKALVSGIRKAKESDIYLFIDADLLHLQREHLLALSEPLVRYPFIHMTIGVFKGGRGSSDLAQRFFPILNGQRAVRGKWVRGLPDFSWTRFGVEVFLTKFAHDTAANVEMVPLWGLSHYHKEEKYGPLLGVYHRVKMYVEIFRTYLLYEGCIRKSGRVVEEEEERVCPSVT, from the coding sequence ATGCTTGATGGCCAGAGCGTAACGGTTCTTGTTCCGGCGTACAACGAGGCTCCGCGAATCGCAAAAGTCCTCGAAGTGGTCTGCACCACCGATTTTGTGGACCAGGTGGTCGTCATCGATGACGGCTCCCGTGATGCCACCTCATCGGTTGCAGCCCGCTTCCCGGTGACGCTCATCCGCCACCCGAAGAACTTCGGCAAGGGGAAAGCGCTTGTTTCCGGCATTCGAAAAGCAAAGGAAAGCGACATTTACCTTTTCATCGATGCGGATCTTTTGCACCTCCAGAGGGAACACCTCCTGGCCCTTTCTGAGCCCTTGGTGCGGTACCCCTTTATCCACATGACGATTGGCGTCTTCAAAGGGGGGCGGGGCTCAAGCGATCTTGCCCAGCGGTTTTTCCCCATCCTCAACGGGCAGCGGGCGGTGCGGGGGAAGTGGGTGCGGGGCCTTCCGGACTTTTCCTGGACCCGCTTTGGGGTCGAGGTCTTCCTCACGAAGTTCGCCCATGACACCGCCGCCAACGTCGAGATGGTGCCCCTCTGGGGATTGTCCCACTACCACAAGGAGGAGAAGTATGGCCCCCTCCTTGGGGTGTACCACCGGGTGAAGATGTATGTTGAGATTTTCCGGACTTACCTCCTGTACGAGGGGTGCATTCGAAAGAGTGGAAGAGTCGTTGAAGAGGAGGAGGAACGCGTATGCCCGAGTGTCACTTAA
- a CDS encoding carbohydrate ABC transporter permease, with protein MSKRGYLLLAFGVIVILIFVTLAPFIIILLTSLKLPQEITINPFGLPKKPTLFNYSLVLGSTYRTVGLAFDVQPLSSALVNTLVISLCVILITLPLGLMAAYGLSRYRVGGNFLPFWFLSLLFAPPIVFAFPLYLMYQRAGLLDTKVGLVLANLIFSLPFAIWIFYSHLREAPRDVEEAALIDGANSWTVLWRVVLPIMRSVIVAVVALVFVFTWNEFLFSAVLASFNKTVTVALSGYNTGQLILHTVISAGIAVGAIPPILILLFFEKYLVSGLSFGAIR; from the coding sequence GTGAGCAAGAGAGGCTATCTCTTACTGGCTTTTGGCGTCATTGTTATTCTCATTTTTGTTACCCTGGCGCCCTTTATTATTATCCTGCTCACCTCTTTAAAATTGCCTCAGGAAATAACCATAAACCCGTTTGGCCTTCCAAAGAAACCCACCCTCTTTAATTACAGCCTAGTCTTAGGTTCAACCTACAGAACTGTAGGGTTGGCATTTGATGTGCAGCCCCTTTCTTCGGCCTTAGTGAACACTCTCGTCATATCTCTATGTGTCATCTTAATAACCTTGCCCTTAGGTCTAATGGCGGCATATGGTCTAAGCAGGTACAGGGTTGGAGGTAACTTTCTTCCGTTCTGGTTTTTGTCTCTTCTTTTTGCTCCTCCAATAGTATTTGCCTTTCCTCTGTACCTGATGTATCAAAGGGCTGGGTTGCTTGACACTAAGGTCGGGTTGGTTCTTGCCAATCTGATCTTCAGTCTACCCTTTGCGATTTGGATTTTTTACAGTCACCTTAGAGAAGCCCCAAGAGATGTCGAAGAGGCTGCCTTGATCGACGGAGCAAATAGCTGGACTGTCCTCTGGAGGGTAGTCTTACCAATCATGAGATCAGTCATAGTTGCAGTAGTGGCTTTAGTTTTTGTCTTTACTTGGAATGAGTTTCTGTTTTCGGCGGTACTTGCAAGCTTTAACAAAACTGTGACTGTTGCTTTGTCTGGATATAACACAGGGCAACTTATCCTGCACACAGTGATATCTGCAGGAATTGCGGTTGGAGCAATTCCTCCGATCCTGATTCTGTTGTTTTTCGAAAAGTATCTTGTCAGCGGGCTCTCGTTCGGGGCCATCAGGTAG
- a CDS encoding tetratricopeptide repeat protein: MRRIALFAVLAVFFLAPLAWGDGEVSFVPYSIDVPEEGYAQVMFDQGYNLYQAGRKTEAIQFFIEAVTTKPDFTKAWFWLARTYQEEDMYDEAIWAWEKVLQLEPENKEARYFLKKVQNWKQYGKEAWENYERGIVALEKKEEYDAIEYFKKAIEANPKFDRAYYWLGIANFRTGDYHNAVWALEKYLALRPGDKNGEYWLREARSRLPKTR, encoded by the coding sequence ATGCGACGTATTGCGCTTTTTGCGGTTCTTGCCGTGTTTTTCCTGGCTCCCCTTGCCTGGGGAGATGGCGAGGTCTCCTTTGTCCCTTATAGCATCGACGTTCCTGAGGAGGGGTATGCCCAAGTCATGTTCGACCAGGGGTACAACCTCTATCAGGCGGGGAGGAAGACCGAGGCCATTCAGTTCTTCATCGAGGCGGTAACCACAAAGCCGGACTTCACCAAAGCCTGGTTCTGGCTTGCCCGCACGTACCAGGAGGAGGACATGTACGATGAGGCCATCTGGGCCTGGGAGAAGGTGCTGCAGCTTGAGCCGGAAAATAAAGAAGCCCGCTACTTCCTGAAAAAGGTCCAGAACTGGAAGCAGTACGGAAAGGAAGCCTGGGAGAACTACGAGCGGGGCATCGTGGCCCTCGAGAAAAAGGAAGAGTACGACGCCATCGAGTACTTTAAGAAAGCTATTGAAGCCAACCCCAAGTTCGATAGAGCGTACTATTGGCTTGGGATTGCGAACTTCCGCACCGGGGACTACCACAACGCCGTGTGGGCCCTGGAGAAGTACCTTGCCCTCCGCCCGGGGGATAAAAACGGAGAGTACTGGCTCAGGGAAGCCCGAAGTCGCCTTCCGAAGACAAGATAA
- a CDS encoding metallophosphoesterase family protein, with amino-acid sequence MRIAVFSDIHANLPALLSVLEDIEKVSVDVAVCLGDLVGYAPFPNEVIERIRDLGIPTVMGNYDQGVGFDLEDCGCAYRTEEEKALGAVSLSWTKENVSPENKEFLRGLLPRYELEVGAFRLLFVHGSPRRINEYLFPDRPDASFLHMMANESANVLACGHTHIPFFRRVDGLFVVNDGSVGRPKDGDWRAAWALLEVGDTLSVSFRRCEYNLLPLREAYAKSGLPQKFLEDLFAA; translated from the coding sequence ATGCGCATTGCGGTGTTCTCCGATATCCACGCCAACCTCCCGGCCCTCTTGAGCGTCCTTGAGGATATCGAGAAAGTCAGCGTGGACGTAGCGGTGTGCCTCGGGGACCTTGTGGGGTATGCGCCCTTCCCGAACGAAGTGATTGAAAGGATACGGGACCTTGGCATCCCCACGGTGATGGGGAACTACGACCAGGGGGTGGGCTTTGATCTTGAGGACTGCGGGTGCGCGTACCGGACAGAAGAGGAAAAGGCCTTAGGGGCGGTTTCCCTCTCCTGGACAAAGGAGAACGTGAGCCCTGAGAACAAGGAATTCCTCAGGGGCCTCCTTCCCCGGTATGAACTCGAGGTGGGGGCCTTTCGCCTTCTCTTTGTCCACGGGAGCCCCCGCCGGATCAACGAGTACCTCTTCCCGGACCGGCCTGACGCAAGCTTCCTCCACATGATGGCGAACGAATCGGCCAACGTCCTCGCCTGCGGGCACACCCATATCCCCTTTTTCCGGAGGGTGGATGGGCTTTTCGTGGTGAACGACGGGAGCGTCGGCCGGCCAAAGGATGGCGACTGGCGCGCCGCCTGGGCGCTCCTTGAAGTGGGGGATACTTTGAGCGTTTCTTTCAGGCGCTGCGAGTACAATCTTCTCCCCCTCAGGGAGGCCTACGCAAAAAGTGGACTTCCCCAGAAGTTCCTCGAGGACCTTTTTGCCGCTTAG